The window TGAAGTTTCTAGAGTAAGTAAAAAAGAAGTTGGAAGAACTTACAGATTCTTAACAAGAGAATTGAACATTAAATTACCTCCTACATCTCCAGTAGATTACGTTCCAAGATTCGCAAGTGAACTTGGTCTTTCTGGTGAAGTACAATCCAGATCCATTGAAATCATTGAAAAGGCAATGGAAAAAGGATTAACTTCCGGTAGAGGTCCAACTGGTGTAGCAGCAGCTGCATTATACATTGCATCTGTTTTATTAGGTGAAAGAAAAACCCAAAGGGATGTTGCAGAAGTTGCAGGTGTAACTGAAGTGACTATCCGTAACAGATACAAAGAACTTACTGAACAATTAGAAATGGGTGTAACTTTATAACACTCAATTCTTTTCTTTTTTTATTTCGATCATTTCATTTTTCAAGCTTTTTTTATCACATATATTTTTATTCGTATATTATGAAACTATTAAAAAAATTAAAATCATTTCTTAAAAAATTAATTAAAAAAAATTGATTTCATGTAAATCATGTAATTACATGAAGTAAAAAATAGTTTATTAAAAAAATAAATAAAAAAGGCTTATTTTTCAATTCAGGCACTAATAAAGCTTTGAATATTTTTCAATGCTTAAGTCAAGATCTTTTAGGATTTCAGTATTGTCCCATGGTTCGACCTTGTTTAGGTTTTCCTGATACTTGTCAAGATTATCTAAAAAGCTTTCAATCTTATTGACATCCAAGTCATCATGGGATTCTCCAAATCCTAACTTTTCAACATAGAAACCATTCAATATCTGTTCAAAGTTCTTATGGGCAGGAGTGCAGTAGATAGGCTTTTTAAGATATATTGCCTCTGAAATCATAGTAAACCCTCCGTTCACTATAATTGCCTTAGCTGTTCTCATGTCCTCAAAGATCTGCTTTTCATTAAATGACCTGTAAGTCAAGTTCTCATCGACATCATCCTTGTTGAAGCCATAAACGATGAATTTGTAATCAAGTTTCTTAAGCTCTTCCATAAGGTTTATGCTTGATTCTGCTGTTTGATAAACCAAAACATGGTCTCCTCCAACAGGTTCCAGTTTCATTATCTCTTCCCTTAATACTGGAGGGTAAAGTGCAGTCATGTTAGGATGCTTTAATGGAGGATAGAAGAATGTTGTGATTATGTGCCTTTTTGGTCTTAATATGTATGATTTGGTAACTGCCTTTGCAGTTAGCATATCCGCCCTGTGATGTGGAGGATAATCATATTCGCATTGGGTCAACATATGGATGTTGTCAAGACTGATCAATGGGATGTTCATGAGCTTGCTTAGCATACTTGCATAGTTCTCAAAGTCGGATATGATTATATTAGGCTTTATTCTCTTGCATTCCTTATATAAAACATTGTATCCTTCCTTTAAGTTTGTAGGATTTGCCTTCAATGCCTTAAAGAATGTTTTCTTGGTTCTAACCACGTTGTTCTCATAGACAGTATTGAATCCTCCAATCTCAAATACATTATCAAATTTATTGGATAGGAATTCATATGCCCTTTCACTGGAAAAGATATAAACATCATATTTTTTGGTTAAATGCTCTAGAATAACGCTGCTTCTGATTGCATGTCCCATTCCTTCTCCACAAACGGAATAGAAAATTCTTTTCCTGCCTTCAGAGCCTGCTGCCTCTTTAACGATAAGGCCAGTTTCCTCTTCACTGACTTCAATAAGTTCATTTTCTTTGATTTCTCTGTCCTTGAATTTATTGATTCTGTCTTTTAGCTTTCTGTTTCTGGATTTTTCAGCAATCTTTTCCATTTCAACACTATCAAGTGCAGATATTGGATCATGTCCAAACTCATAGCCTAAGTCCTCAGCTGAAGTTCTTTTTCCTCTAAAGTCATTTACAGTGCTTTTACCATATTGCTTAAGCAAGGTGTAAAGTCCTTCCTCTTCAAGTCTTCTGGTGGAAACACCGATTCTTGCATTTCTAAGAACTTTAAATTCACTGATTTCAGCAACACGTTCAATATAATCAGTGTCTTCTCCGAAGTTCAGGTTCTCATCAAAACCTCCAACTTCATCATGCAATTCCTTTTTGGAGATTATTCCATAGCATCCCGCTCCATGAGGCTTTATGTTTTCAACAGCTATCATAAACCAGTTTGCAAGGTCATGAAGATACTTGTCTCTTTTCTTTTCAGAAAGTGGGGTCATTTGGGTAATGGCTATTCCCAATTCCTCAGACTCAAACTCTTCAACTACATTGCTTAGGTAATTTTCAGTCAATTCCAAATCAGAATCTAAAAATAGTAATATTTCACCTTGGGCGACTTCTGCACCTCTATTTCTTCCAGGTCCCGGAAGCCCTCCTTCTACAACAACACAACCATAGTCTTTAGCAATCTCTCTAGTATTATCATCGGATTGTGCATCTGCAACAATAACTTCATAATCAGTAAAATCTTGGGATTTTATGCTTTCAAGCAATTTAGGAAGATATTCCTCTTCATTGTATGTGGGTATGATAATACTAATCTTCATTATAATCATCTCTGAATAATTAGATATGGTTGAATTGTTTTGTTTTTGTTATATATTTATTTAATAAAATTATTGTTTATAAATAATGATGATTTTTTTCATAATCTATTTATAAGTATGAATATATGTTCCAGCTAAGTGAGTACCAATCACATTTTCCATTCAAATCAATGGCTAAGTTATTTAACAATTCCATCTCATTATATTGATTTGAAAGATAAACTGTTGTTTTATTTTCATGATCTGTTAAATTTAATACATCGTATTGATTTAATCCATCAAGATCATGTGGGTAGCCTACATCTAATTCATAAGAATCTGGACAAGCGCCATAAAATGCGATTGAAAACCTTAATATGATGATTAGAATCAAAGCGATATGTGGAATCAAAATCTTCAAATACTTTTTAACTGATTTTCCGTTATCTCTCATTTTGCCTGATAAAACAGATTTAATTGTGATCAGTTCTTCATTTAATTGGCTTTTAATTGCATCTCTTTTATATTTTTCAGTTATATAATCTGAAAATCCTTTAAGTATTTCATTATTGTACATCAATATGAGTATCCCATAAATTCCTCCAACTGTTGGAGTTGCAAATAATCCTCCATCAATGAGTCCAATTATGCCGATTGTGATTGCAACTGCCAAAAAGATTCTTGGGGCTGCCTTTCGTCTTTGCAATGAAAGTACCATGACAATATAATTGATTGGAATTAATATGAATAGAAGACCAATTAAATCTGGAGTGTAAGCACTTAAGGAGCTTCCGGTATGGATTCCCGCTGGAATGTAAGTTAAAAGCATTCCAAGGATCATTCCAAATATTCCTTTGTATAAATGGGAATGGAGAATGCTTGTGCTTGTTTCACTTGGATTCATGATTACAAGAATTGTGTTCCAGTCTATTCCAAGTGAATTCCTTAAGTAAAATTCCATGATAATTCCTGCTATTGCAGTAAAGAGCAATATGATTAAGGATAACTTTAAGTAAAAATCCTTATCTTTCAGCATTTCTGGAATTTGGAGATTCTTAAAATAGTTGTATATCTTTCCATTGTCTCCAAGTGTGGATAATATTATGGTAATTCCTAAAAGGACAAAAAAGAGAATGTCTTTTCCTTTTGATGATCCCATTAGAAGCGGTTGGGTAAATGGTCTTATGAATTGGTCTATTCCACTTAAGAAGAATAGGAGAGTTCCAAAAATGATTAGAATTATTCCAAAAGGAATGTATTTATTTGTTTTCATAAGAATTTCCCCATAGCAAAAGCCATTTTAATTTTTCAATTTCTAAAAATCCATATTTTCAAATATTTATTTAAAACATGAAATACAATATTATTATAAGTTTTATTAATCATATAATTTATAAATTTTTATATTTTAACTTGAATTATTATATTTTAAAGTGTTATCATGTTTCCAATTAGCTTTTATATAGGTTTGATTTTAATAGGAATATTTGCAGGATTCGCTTCAGGATTGCTTGGAGTAGGTGGAGGATTCCTAATGGTTCCTCTGCAATTCTTCTTATTCAGTTCTGTAGGGGTTGACCCTTCACTTGCTATGATGGTGTCCTTGGGAACCAGTTTGGCAATTATCATTCCAACAGCATCCTCTGGAGCTTATCAGCATCAGAAAAAGAACAAATCAATCGTAAAACCAGCTATCAGATTAGCTGTTTTTGGAATTATTGGAGGATTTTGCGGTGGCCTTCTTGCAAATGTTGTTCCTTCAAGAATCTTGCAGATTATCTTTGCATGCCTACTCTTTATTGTAGCGTTGGATATGCTATTTGGCTCTCGAACTGATGGTGAAAAGGCATTGATTGATTTCAATATATTGAGTGCAGCAATTGTAGGTTTTTCAATAGGTATAATCTCTGGATTGCTTGGTGTAGGTGGTGGTGTCTTCCTGATTCCTGCCCTTTGCATATTGTTTGGATTCAGCTTGATTCAAGCTATTGGAACATCTTCAGTCTTCATAGCCTTGACAGCTATTGGAGGGCTCATTTCATATATTTACACAGGTTGGTCAGTTAATCCAATGCCATATTCATTAGGTTATGTGAGTTTGGTGAATTTTGTTCTCATTGTACTGTTTTCAGTGCCTATGGCAACAGTTGGTGCAAAATTAGTTTATAAAATGCCTAAGGAAAGACTAAAACAGATATTTTCCATAATCCTGATTTATATGGCAATAAAAATGATCGGATTTGATCCAATAGCTATTCTATTGGGATTGTAAAAAATAGAATATCATAAAAAAAGTTAAAAAAAGTTAAAAAAAATAGTATGAGTAATTTATAAATTATTTTTTAGTAATTATAAGGAACTCACATCCTCTTTTTCTTCAAATACGACTCCAGTTCCTCTAATAACCACTTGAGATATGTTTTCTCCCATGCTTGGACCTAATGTTTCAATTGCCATATTCATGTTCAATAGGCCATTGCATCCATCTGCCCTTAATTGCTTAATCAATTTCAACAATGCCTTATCTTCAGCAATTTTTGTACAAATAAGCAATTCCTTTTCTATTGAGTCTTCAATTCCAGATCTTATTTCTTCTCTTTGTTTAACGGAAAAGATATGGGTTGATTCGTAGACTCCTTTATATTCAATTATGTTCAATTCTTTAGGAGAATCTTCCATAGTCAATATCAAGACTCCTAAATTATTCATATCAAGTTCTCTGTCATAAAAACTGTGTATCTTTTTGGTTTGCTTTTCGTTATATGTCTCTTTAGTTTTTGGCTCTTTCTTGAAGATTTTCTCATATGTATTCCATAGGAAACGTGTAATCTTCTTGAAGACACCTGTAACGTGGGAGATAATAGCTAAAATTGTTGCGATAAGGAAATAATTCACAGCAATAGGAAATGCAGCTTGAAGGATTATGACTATGCTTCCTGCTGTAATGACATTGAATCCTAAAGTTGGGTTTGCTATGATGAATCCATAGATAACTGTAATTAAGAAAAGAATAAATGCACTGATTGCACCGGTACTTTCTTCAAGATACCTTTTTGCAGCTAGGCTTTCAGCATATCCTGCAAAAAGCGGGGATAAGACCAATCCGAAATTCCATCCGTAAATGTCGAAATGAGTGTATAGGCAAATTACATAGGTGACTATACCTACTATTATCCCTATATCAATGCATCCTAGCTCTTTTAGGAATACTTTTCTCTCCTCTTCATCCTTGAGACGTTTAGAGATGGATAAATCGTTAACTTTCTGTTTGATTTTATTAAGCATTTATTCACTCATTAAAAGTTGATTAAAAAATAGTTTAAGTTTATTTGTAACTTACAGCGGTTCCATATGCAGTTACTAAAATGGTGTTTCCCATAGTGCCTCCAAGGTTGTTATAGGATATCTTAAGCCCTATGATTCCGTTGGCAC is drawn from uncultured Methanobrevibacter sp. and contains these coding sequences:
- a CDS encoding MJ1255/VC2487 family glycosyltransferase; the protein is MKISIIIPTYNEEEYLPKLLESIKSQDFTDYEVIVADAQSDDNTREIAKDYGCVVVEGGLPGPGRNRGAEVAQGEILLFLDSDLELTENYLSNVVEEFESEELGIAITQMTPLSEKKRDKYLHDLANWFMIAVENIKPHGAGCYGIISKKELHDEVGGFDENLNFGEDTDYIERVAEISEFKVLRNARIGVSTRRLEEEGLYTLLKQYGKSTVNDFRGKRTSAEDLGYEFGHDPISALDSVEMEKIAEKSRNRKLKDRINKFKDREIKENELIEVSEEETGLIVKEAAGSEGRKRIFYSVCGEGMGHAIRSSVILEHLTKKYDVYIFSSERAYEFLSNKFDNVFEIGGFNTVYENNVVRTKKTFFKALKANPTNLKEGYNVLYKECKRIKPNIIISDFENYASMLSKLMNIPLISLDNIHMLTQCEYDYPPHHRADMLTAKAVTKSYILRPKRHIITTFFYPPLKHPNMTALYPPVLREEIMKLEPVGGDHVLVYQTAESSINLMEELKKLDYKFIVYGFNKDDVDENLTYRSFNEKQIFEDMRTAKAIIVNGGFTMISEAIYLKKPIYCTPAHKNFEQILNGFYVEKLGFGESHDDLDVNKIESFLDNLDKYQENLNKVEPWDNTEILKDLDLSIEKYSKLY
- a CDS encoding sulfite exporter TauE/SafE family protein gives rise to the protein MFPISFYIGLILIGIFAGFASGLLGVGGGFLMVPLQFFLFSSVGVDPSLAMMVSLGTSLAIIIPTASSGAYQHQKKNKSIVKPAIRLAVFGIIGGFCGGLLANVVPSRILQIIFACLLFIVALDMLFGSRTDGEKALIDFNILSAAIVGFSIGIISGLLGVGGGVFLIPALCILFGFSLIQAIGTSSVFIALTAIGGLISYIYTGWSVNPMPYSLGYVSLVNFVLIVLFSVPMATVGAKLVYKMPKERLKQIFSIILIYMAIKMIGFDPIAILLGL